In Bacteroidota bacterium, a single genomic region encodes these proteins:
- a CDS encoding glycosyltransferase family 4 protein, whose amino-acid sequence MKVLFITYYWPPAGGTPINRIFKFYQYLHEFGWEPVILTSENGDFPFVDESLLKEVRPETKIYRSKNISMHKFFKKVSPGSTKNFIPYGFTDTTNNSFMDNLSRWVKYNFIPDTRFPWYFRSVKKAIQICKDEKIDVIFSSSPPQTNHIIAAKVAKKLNIPLVSDFRDPWTDVFWVIAENSARWKIIQRLDRGIERRTIAKMDVITCFGTTMEKILRRKTDKPIQVIYNGFDEKYFDRADYKKEEKFRIIYFGSMSKEQPPASFFNTMELLKDNKEFFDKVDILFLGNFPAHLHNEAEKSSFSSRVRFMPYMNYSDSLKVMTNCELSLLIMGDTKDNESHLSLKMYEYLGAGHPVIGYGPPKGEAAVILNETGIGKMFDFTDYQPASEYILEIFERWKVSENLFSETVLENTRKFSRRNLTKQLAGVLDSCVKKD is encoded by the coding sequence TTGAAGGTTCTATTCATTACATACTATTGGCCGCCTGCGGGGGGTACACCGATAAACCGGATATTCAAGTTTTATCAGTACCTCCATGAATTCGGGTGGGAGCCGGTAATCCTTACCAGCGAAAACGGTGATTTTCCTTTTGTTGACGAAAGCCTGCTGAAAGAAGTGCGTCCCGAGACCAAAATCTACCGCTCGAAGAATATCAGCATGCATAAGTTTTTCAAGAAGGTATCGCCCGGTTCTACCAAGAACTTTATTCCGTACGGGTTTACCGACACCACGAATAACTCCTTCATGGATAATCTGTCGCGGTGGGTGAAGTATAATTTTATTCCCGATACACGCTTCCCATGGTATTTCAGGAGTGTAAAAAAAGCCATTCAGATATGTAAGGATGAGAAAATTGATGTAATCTTTTCATCATCGCCGCCTCAAACCAATCATATTATTGCAGCTAAGGTTGCAAAAAAGCTGAATATTCCTCTGGTGTCCGATTTCAGGGATCCGTGGACGGATGTGTTCTGGGTGATTGCGGAGAATTCGGCACGCTGGAAAATTATTCAGCGCCTTGACCGGGGCATCGAAAGAAGAACCATCGCGAAGATGGACGTGATTACCTGCTTCGGAACCACCATGGAGAAGATACTGCGCCGCAAGACCGATAAACCCATTCAGGTTATTTACAATGGCTTTGATGAGAAGTATTTCGACCGTGCCGATTACAAAAAAGAAGAAAAGTTCAGGATTATATACTTCGGCAGTATGAGCAAGGAACAGCCGCCGGCATCGTTTTTTAATACCATGGAACTGCTGAAAGACAATAAGGAATTCTTTGATAAGGTGGATATACTCTTCCTCGGTAACTTCCCGGCTCATCTGCACAACGAAGCTGAGAAATCGTCCTTCAGTTCCAGAGTGCGCTTCATGCCTTATATGAATTATTCCGACTCTCTGAAGGTGATGACCAATTGCGAACTGTCGCTGCTGATTATGGGCGATACCAAAGATAACGAAAGCCACCTCAGCCTTAAAATGTATGAATATCTGGGCGCCGGTCATCCTGTCATCGGCTACGGTCCGCCTAAAGGCGAGGCTGCCGTGATACTGAATGAAACAGGTATCGGGAAGATGTTCGATTTTACGGATTATCAGCCCGCATCGGAATATATTCTTGAGATATTCGAACGCTGGAAAGTATCGGAAAACCTGTTCAGCGAAACGGTGCTCGAAAACACCCGTAAATTCAGCCGCAGAAATCTTACAAAGCAATTGGCGGGCGTGCTTGATTCATGCGTGAAGAAAGACTGA
- a CDS encoding WG repeat-containing protein: MKKIVLFMILALAGIFAYSQDNLAAVRKGKTWGYIDKTGSFAIAPQFESVKNFAGGMARVKNLGSWGYIDTKGAWVINPQFENAEDFSEGLARVRKFKQWGYIDKTGSFVVNPQFDDAEDFQSGLARVRKGIQWGYIDKKGAYVINPQFDAAGEFHAGLAKARKGKQWGYIDKTGIWVINPQFDDAEDFVSGLARVRKGTEWGYIDDKGSYVINPQFESVGDFSEGLARAKKMKQWGYIDDKGVWVVNPQFDNAEDFSGSLARVRKGKTWGYIDGKGAYVINPQFDGAEDFDNGMAMVRKLTQWGYVDKTGAYSINPQFDKAENFHLGLARVRKGPQWGFIDKTGTLVISYQFDDAENFSK, from the coding sequence ATGAAAAAGATAGTTCTATTTATGATTCTCGCGCTGGCAGGCATCTTTGCTTATTCGCAGGACAACCTCGCAGCAGTCAGAAAAGGTAAAACATGGGGATATATAGACAAGACCGGTTCATTTGCCATTGCACCCCAGTTTGAAAGTGTAAAGAATTTTGCCGGTGGTATGGCAAGGGTTAAGAATCTGGGCTCATGGGGATATATCGACACCAAGGGTGCATGGGTTATTAATCCGCAGTTCGAGAATGCCGAGGATTTTTCGGAAGGTCTGGCACGCGTACGCAAATTCAAACAATGGGGTTATATAGACAAAACAGGTTCGTTTGTGGTAAATCCACAGTTCGACGATGCCGAAGATTTTCAGAGCGGACTGGCACGCGTCCGTAAAGGAATTCAATGGGGATATATCGACAAAAAAGGCGCTTACGTTATCAATCCGCAATTTGATGCCGCAGGCGAATTTCATGCAGGACTTGCCAAAGCACGCAAAGGAAAACAATGGGGCTATATCGACAAAACCGGAATCTGGGTTATCAATCCGCAGTTCGACGATGCCGAAGATTTTGTAAGCGGACTCGCACGCGTTCGTAAAGGAACGGAATGGGGTTATATCGATGATAAAGGAAGCTACGTTATCAATCCGCAGTTTGAGTCGGTAGGCGACTTCAGCGAAGGACTGGCACGTGCCAAAAAGATGAAACAATGGGGTTATATTGATGATAAAGGTGTGTGGGTGGTGAACCCTCAATTTGATAATGCCGAAGATTTTTCGGGGAGTCTGGCCCGCGTCCGCAAAGGTAAAACCTGGGGTTATATTGACGGCAAAGGTGCCTACGTGATTAATCCACAGTTCGACGGTGCCGAAGACTTCGACAACGGCATGGCCATGGTTCGCAAACTGACACAGTGGGGCTATGTTGACAAAACAGGCGCTTACTCCATCAATCCTCAGTTCGACAAAGCCGAGAACTTTCACCTGGGACTGGCACGTGTCCGCAAAGGACCGCAGTGGGGATTCATAGATAAAACCGGAACCCTCGTTATCAGCTATCAGTTTGATGATGCGGAGAATTTCTCGAAATAG
- a CDS encoding SDR family oxidoreductase — protein MNIDFSFKTVLVTGASGGIGREVAIMFSRCGARVIVHYNTRKEEADKTLSLLSPGEHFCARADLSDSMQVEAFSEMVTAAAGHIDFLVNNAGLHEELDIMSCTYAQWLTSMEKTFALNLMGAANLSFCIGRRMAAADGGKIINISSRGAFRGEPGAPSYGASKAGLNAMGQSLAKAFAAAGVFVYTVAPGFVETDMASGVLNSERGDEIRSQSPLGRVAKPEEVARAVVLLASDGTEFMTGCILDVNGASYLRT, from the coding sequence ATGAACATAGACTTCTCATTCAAAACAGTTTTGGTAACCGGTGCTTCGGGTGGTATAGGCCGCGAGGTAGCTATCATGTTTTCGCGCTGCGGTGCCCGCGTAATTGTACATTATAATACCCGCAAGGAAGAAGCCGATAAAACGCTGTCCCTGCTTTCGCCGGGCGAACACTTCTGTGCCCGTGCCGATCTGTCGGACAGTATGCAGGTGGAAGCCTTCAGCGAGATGGTTACTGCCGCTGCCGGTCATATTGACTTTCTGGTGAACAATGCAGGACTGCACGAAGAACTCGATATTATGTCCTGTACCTATGCGCAGTGGCTTACCAGCATGGAAAAGACATTTGCGCTGAACCTTATGGGGGCAGCCAATCTGAGCTTTTGTATCGGACGCAGGATGGCTGCAGCCGATGGCGGTAAAATTATCAATATATCTTCTCGCGGAGCCTTCCGCGGAGAACCGGGCGCCCCTTCGTACGGAGCCAGCAAGGCCGGATTGAATGCCATGGGACAGTCGCTTGCCAAAGCATTTGCTGCGGCGGGAGTATTTGTATATACCGTGGCACCGGGATTTGTTGAAACCGATATGGCGTCGGGTGTGCTGAACAGCGAACGCGGTGATGAGATTCGTTCACAGAGTCCGCTGGGCAGGGTGGCAAAGCCCGAAGAAGTGGCCCGTGCCGTGGTGCTGCTGGCATCTGATGGTACCGAGTTCATGACCGGCTGTATCCTCGACGTAAATGGCGCATCCTATCTGAGGACGTAA